A window of Companilactobacillus allii genomic DNA:
TTCTTCTTCTTCGGAGATCTCACCAAAGCTACCGGTAATAACAATATCTTTTCCATCCCAATCAGTATTAGTCTTTTTAATTTTGATTGTAAAAATTTTAAATAGATTTTCGGGATTTTCAAAAAAAATAGCTTTGACAGTTCCAATGAAATATTGCTTTTCACTTTCTGCCATTGCTATCTCCAGTTTCTTTTATGAATTTTTGTAAATTTGCCAACTTTTTCTCATTCTTCAAATAATACTTGGCATCTAACTCTTTTGATTTATTTAAATACTCTTGATAGTCAACTTTAAGATTCATTGCACATAGTGCCATATTAAAATAATACTTGGCTTGTGGCTTAATATCATTAGCTTTTTGATAATAATCCTTTGATTCAGAGAAGTTACCATTTGCCAACAACAAATCAGCCATCAATTCATTAGAAGCTATATCTGAAGGCTTTTTTTCTACGGCCGTCAATGCATAAACAATTGCCATTTGACGCTTGCCTTGTTCATCTAGTGTTTTTGCCAGCATAAAATATGCTTCAAATCCATAATCATCTTTGATCAATCTTTGAAATAAATCATTAGCCTTATCATACTTACCAGCTAAGTAATACACATTACCCAGATTATATAGTAAGTCTTTATCATTTGGAAATAGTGTCATCGATTTGATCAATAGCTCCTCAGCCTGCTCCAAATCATTAACTTCAACTAAATAAGCCGATAATTTTAATATTTTACCTAGCTGTTTACTATTGCTACTTAAATCATCGACTAATTTTTTGATTTCTTTTTCATTTTGTTCTTTATTCATTTAATACCTCAAATCGTATCTGTACTTGAAAGCTTTTTATCAAGATATGAAGTTTCATTCCACTTAACCAAGCTATAGTGCCCATCAGTATATCTCAAATGTGTCAAACTCGTATTGGACAATCCACCATCTTTACGAATATCAGCAATCTTAGTACCTAATAATGACTGAATACACGTAACTAAAGCTGCTCCATGACTAACTATCAAAACAGCTCCATTTTCATCATTATTTTCTACAATATCATTAACTGCTTGATTAGTCCGCATAGCTACTTGTTCAAATGTCTCGCCTTTAATACGTTTAGCATCATATTCACTTGGTTCAAATCTAAACGCATGAATTACTTCTGGTATCTCTTTTTCTAATTTAACAAACTTCTGACCTTCCATAATGCCAAGGTCAAATTCACGTAATCCATCAATAATAGTCAATGGTATTGACTTGTTCAAATCTTTCAACAAAGTTTCTGCAGTCATCTTGGCTCGTGGAAGTGGACTAGTATATGCATTATTTATCTGTATATCCTCTAGCCTTTGCGCAAGTAGTTTAATATCATGAATGCTCTCTGGTAACAATGGAGAATCACCATGTCCGCCTTGATATTTACCTTCTAAATTCCATTCAGTTTTTCCATGTCTGACAAAATACAGATCCATATTATTTTCACCTTACAAAGTTAGTTAACTACTATTATGATGATTTATTAACATTTTTTCAAGTTGTTAAAAATAGTATATACAAAAATAGACCAGGTTTTCACCTGATCTACTAAATTACGTTTCTTAATTTGTATTTAATTAAATATATTGAAGTAACTTTGACTTCATATAAGCACCATCGATAGTTGCACCACCGAGACACTCCTCACCATCAAACAAAACAATCTCTTGTCCTGGTGTAATGGCACGAACTGGGTTATCAAAGTCAACACTGATCTTACCGTCATCTAATACATGAACAGTAACACCAACATCTTGCTGACGATATCTAAACTTGGCTGTACAGTGGAACTCATCACCATAATCTAAACCAGTAATAAATGAAAGATCAGATGCCTCTAAATGATCAGCAAACAATCTAGGATTATTATATCCTTGGTCAACATAAAGAATGTTCTTTGACATATCCTTACCAACAACAAACCAAGGCTCATTGGACTTACCGTTTCCACCAATTCCAAGACCTGATCTTTGACCAATTGTATAATACATCAAACCAGCATGCTTACCCTTAACTTCACCATCAGGTGTCATCATTGTTCCAGCTTGTGCAGGTAAGAACTCACCAAGAAACTTTCTAAAGTTTCTCTCACCGATGAAACATACACCAGTTGAATCCTTCTTCTTAGCAGTGGCAAGTCCAGCCTCTTCAGCAATACGTCTTACCTCTGACTTTTGCATTCCACCGATTGGGAACAAAGCCTTTTGTAATTGATGTTGTTGTACTGTACTCAAGAAATAAGTTTGGTCCTTATTTGCATCCCCACCACGAAGCAAGTGAACAACACCATTATCATCGCGGAAACTTTGAGCATAGTGACCCATAGCAATGTAGTCAGCATTTAACTTCTCAGCATAATCCAAGAAAGCCTTAAACTTAACCTCTTTATTACACATAACGTCAGGATTAGGAGTCCTACCTTTACGATATTCGTCTAAGAAATACTCGAATACACGATCCCAGTACTCCTTTTCAAAATTAACAGAATAGTAAGGAATACCAATTTTATTGGCAACCTTAGCAACATCCTCGTAATCTTCAGTAGCTGTACAAACACCAGCATCATCTGAGTCATCCCAGTTCTTCATGAAAACACCGATGACCTCATATCCTTGTTGTTTTAATAGAAGAGCACTAACTGAGGAATCAACTCCCCCACTCATTCCAACAACAACACGCTTCTTCTTATTCTCCATAAAGCTCTCTCCCACACTTTTTAGCACTCAGCTAAAACTTTTTTATCAATCATAAAATCTAATAAATATCTAAGATCACTTACTTCTTTTTCAGTGTCTTTTAATTTAAAGATATTAAGATTGTGCATACCACTTTTATCAGTGACTGCTAATTTAAGATTATCCAAATCTTTATTGATGGTAACCTTCAAGACGTAGCGTGCATCATATGGTGAACTACCATTAATGGGACGTTCAAGGCGGAAATTACCTTGTTTAGTTTCTTGAAAGCCGACATCTCTTAATGCATATTTTTTAATTTCAGGACTAAGTTCATAAAATTTTGAATCGCCCAAAATTTGTGCTTTTTTACTCATAGTAAAAACCTCCTAAGTGAAATTCTTCATAATTAAGTTTGAATAAATAAGACTAATTAGTCAAGTCCTTAATTATCTCAACCATTTTATTGGAGAATTTAACAACATCTTCTTCAGTATTGTCTTTACCAAAACTGATTCTGATCGAGTCATTGACTCTAGGACTGTCTTTACCAAACATAGCAATCAGCACATGTGAAGGTTCAAGACTTCCGGCAGTACATGCTGAACCACCAGAAACGGCGAAATGTTCCAAATCTAATCTGGTCAATAATACCCCACGATCAATCCCAGGCAGATAGAGATTGAATACATGATTTAAGGCATTTTCGTCCGTTGGTCCATTTACTTTAAATGTAACCTTGTTTGTCGTTAAAACTTCTTGTATTGTTTGCTTAAATCCAAAATAACGATCACGGCGAACTTCTTTTACTTCTGGAGTAATCAGTTGAACCGCTTTAGCGAAACCAGCGATTGCTGGTACATTTTCAGTTCCAGCACGACGCTTAGTTTCTTGATCGCCACCCTTTACAAAAGAAGGGATATGGATCTCATCATTTATATATAGGAAACCAATAAATTTTGGACCATTGATCTTATGAGCTGAAGTAGACATCATATCAATATTTTGAGCTTTAACATCAATACTTTCTTGGCCATATGCTTGAACAGCATCAGTATGAAAGAATGCCTGATGGTCCTTTAATAACTCACCAATTTCAGTAATTGGGTTTTTAGCACCGGTTTCATTATTACCATACATAATTGAAACCAAAATTGTATCATCAGTCAAAGCATCTCTTACTTGATCAACAGTTATTTCACCACGTTCATTGGGCATAAGATAAGTAATGTTAAAGCCTAAGGTTTCAAGATAAGCCATAGACTTTAAAATAGCCTCATGTTCAATTGCAGTTGTAATAATATGTTTACCTAATTTTTGACGTGATAAAGCTGTTTCGATTACGGCAGTATTATCACTTTCAGTTCCACCACTTGTAAAAATAATTTCTGAATCCTTAGCATTAATACTTTGGGCGATAGTGTGACGACTTTCATCTAACACTTTACGTGCTTGACGACCAAAATAATTAGTTGCCGAAGCATTTCCAAAATTATTTGCCATTTGATCAGTTATTACATCAACGACCTCTTTGGCCATTGGTGTGGTGGCAGCATTATCTAAATAAGTAAACTCCAATTTAAAAATCCCTTTCTATACTTCTTGATCCAAGAAGTTTAATAACATACGTACAGACTTTCGACCAGCTTCTTTGACGAAGTCATCAAAGTTAACACTAGCTTCTTCGTCTCCCACATCACTCATTGAACGAATTACAACAAATGGTGTCTTGAATTGTGCACATACCTGAGCCACAGCTGCACCTTCCATTTCAGATGCTAAAACATCTGGGAACGACCTTTTAATTGTAGCAATTTTTTCTTTTCCGTCAATAAATTGGTCTCCGGTAACAATTAAACCTGTGTGCGATACTAGTCCAGTAGCCTTTGCAGCATTTTCAATTTTTGTTACATAACTTGAATCAGCTTCAAAATATAATGGTTGTTGTGGTAATTGACCAATTGCATAACCAAAACCTGTTGCATCTACATCATGGTATGCAAGTTTGCTCGAAATTACGATATCGCCAATTTTCAATCCTTCACCAATTCCACCAGCTGAACCTGTATTAACTACAAAATCAGGACTGTAACGATCATTTATAATTGCCGTTGTCATTCCTGCTTGAACTTTACCAATTCCGCTTTCTGCTAAATAAATTTGATGTGTTTTATAAACACCACTTGTTATTTCAACACCTGCAACTTCTTTGGTACGTATCTCACTAAGTGACTCTCTAATTAATTTGATTTCTTCTTCCATCGGAACAATTACGCCAATTTTCATTTAAAACTTCTCCTCATTTTTAATCGATTATCTCTAGACAAAAAATAGTACTAGAAAGACGATAACAATTAACCCAAATATTGTTATAATCGCAATATTTAATCTTTTTTTCAACCTATTTGTCTTATATTCAAAAGATGCTATTTTTTCTTCTTCTATTTGATCAGGATGCTGTTCACGATACTGTTCTTCAACACGTTTTCGTTCCTGATCACGTAATTCTTTTTGTCTCTGTTCAACTTTATCAATAGAAACTACTGAGCTATTTTTATCTTCACTCTTACTATTAGAAAAAGTATCAACGATCACTTTTTTCAATTCATTCCAAAGCTCACTAATTCTTTGCATTCATTAACTCCCAGTAAGTAACTGCATAAATTGACTTGGAATCACAAATAACACCTTTTTCAATTTGTTCTTTTGCTTCATCAAGTGTCAATTTTTCAACATTCAAAAATTCATCTGAATCAAGTGGTCGTTTATTTTCAACTTGCTTTAAATTTTGAGCTTTAAAAACTGTTAGTCTTTCATCTGAATAACCAGGACTAGTGTAAAACTTCGTTACATATTCTAACTTATCAGTTGTTAAACCTAATTCCTCATTCATTTCTCTAAGAGCAACCTCTTGTAAGTCAGATCCTTCATCTTGATCGATTTTACCGGCTGGAATTTCTAGTGTCTCTTGTTCCATAGGTTCACGCCATTGACGGACAAAAATCATTTTATCATCATCTGTAAAAGGAATGATTGCCACAGCCCCATGATGTCTAACTAATTCTCTTATTGCAGGAATTCCATTTGGTAAGATTACTTGCTCAACTTCAACGTCAAAGATTTTTCCACCAAACATACGCTTTTTAGCAACTACTTCTTCATAATATCTTGAATCTTCTTTATCCATTATTTAAACCTCGTGATTTTATTAATCTAATTACAGACATAATTATAGCGATTAAACAAATTATTAATGCAAATGTCATTGTAACACGCATACCGTCGATAAAGATATCTGGTCTACCGTTAACATAAGTCGTAACCGTTTTTCCATAAAACTTACTCATAGATAAGAATAAGGTCGTTGTTGAAATGGATACACCAATTATCATACCTAAATTACGTGCCAATGCGTTCAATCCACCAGCAATTCCCAAATCCTTTGGTTCAACAGAACTCATAATCATTGTGTTATTGGGAGCTTGGAATAATCCATTTCCTAAACCATTTAAACCAATAAACAATAGTATAAACCAAAGACTTGTACTTACATTAAAGAATAAATAACCGACTTGAGCAATGGCTAAAACAGATAATCCTGCAATTGTAAGTAATATGGGATTAACCTTAGCTGATATTTTACCAGAAATTGGAGCAACAATAACCTGAACAATTGGAAACATCATCAACACATATCCAGCAATCGAAGCTTTCATCCCCAATGCATTCTCCAAATAAAATGGCGATACCACATTGAAAAAGAAGTTAGCAACGAAAATCAAAAATCCAACAACTAATCCTAATGTAAAATCGTGATTCTTAAAAATTCTTAATTCAATCATAGGATCTTTAGTATTCTTTTGCAGATAAATAAATAGGAAAAAAAGTAAAATTGAAATGAGAAACATCAAAATTATATAAATATTGCTAAATCCAACTGATTGACCAATGAATATTGCCGCAAAGAATAGCAGTAATGTAACAAAATAAACACAAAAACCACGGTAATCAAATCTCGCTGGATTCTTGGGTTCTTTTTTGGGTAAATTCAGATAACCAAGTAATAATGCAATCGCACCAATTGGTAAATTGATCCAAAAAATATAGCTCCAATGAAATTGTGACAATATAAGTCCACCAATACCGGGACCAGCAATAGATCCAATTGATACAAATGAACCAATATATCCTAGAGCATAACCGCGTTCACGTAGTGGAAATGTTTCAGTAATAATCCCATTATTAGTTGCCATAGCCATCGATGCACCAAATGCTTGCACAGCACGTCCAGCTAGAATAATTGGTAAATTAACTCCGAATCCACAGATCAATGAACCAATTATGAATAAAATCGATCCTGTTTTAAATACTTTGACTTTTCCAATAGAGTCAGCTAACTTACCAAATAACAATAAGAAAATACAAATAGTAACCAAATAAATTGAAACGATCCATTCAGCCATATTCATTGGTATGTTCAAATCTTTACTAATAACTGGTAATGCAATATTGACTATGGATCCATCTAATGTAGCCATCAAAGTAAAAATACCAACTGATATCAGTATCATCCACCTTTTTGGATTTACTTCTTCATTCATAAAAAATCTCCCTGATAATATTTGCTTAGAGTATACAATATTATTTATTCAAACCTAAGTTTAATGAATAAATAAAAAGAAAGCACTATTCAGTGCTTTCTTCATCATGTTCATCTTTTGGTTCGTCATCAGATTCACTTTCTGGTTCGTCTGATTCATCTTCTGGTTCGTCTTCTAAAATAGTAATATTTATCGCTTGTGGACCTTTAAATCCTGGAGCAATTTCAAATTCCACATCAAGATCAGCTTTAATAAAGAAATCATCACGATTAATAATTGAATCCGCAAAGAAGAAAATGTCTTCTCCGTCATTATTAATGAATCCAAAGCCTCGTTCAGTATTAAAACGAATTATTTTTCCTTGAAACATATTATTAGCCCTCAAAACCTTCTTCAATTGTTTGAGGATATTCCTCAGTAACAATCTTAGCACATCTGGCACAGAATGTTTTGAAGTTTGGATCATCTCCAACATCAGTTTTAATCATACGACATCTTTGACATACTTCACCATCAGCTTTTTCAACTACTAAACTAGCGTGTTCGTACTTGTCAGCATTTGCTGGTGCATCATCTGAACTAACTTCGAATTGTGAAACAATCAATAATTGACCAAAATTGCTATCAATTTTATCAAGTGTCTTCTTCAGTTCAGCATCTGGATAGACTGTTAACTTAGCTTCAAGTGACTTACCGATTAACTTATCAGCACGAGCAACTTCAAGTGATTTAAGAACATCATCTCTAAATGACATAAATGAAGCCCAATCTGCCTCGATCTCATCTGAATCAGGAATATCTTCTGGTTCTGGCATTTCTGCCAACTGTACAAATTCCTCTGGTTCCTTTAAGTAATCCCATACTTGTTCCATAGTATGTGGCAAAATAGGTGTCATCAATTTTGCAATTTTAACAGTTGCATCATAGATAACTGTTTGCATTGAACGACGTGAATGTGAATCCTCAGGGTCAATGTATACAACATCTTTTGCAAAGTCCAAATAAAATGTTGATAGTTCATTGGTAATAAAGTGAACAACACTCTTAGTAACATCTGCAAAATCATATGTGTCATATTCTGTGTGTAAATCTTTAACAAGATTATTTAATTTAACACTTAAATATTTGTCTTCTGGACGAAGATCTTCATATGCTACACCATTTGTCTCTGGATCAAAATCAGTGGTGTTAGCTAACATAAATCTGATTGTATTACGAATCTTACGGTATGTTTCTGATACTTGTTTAAATGAATCTACTGTTACAGATACATCTGAACTAGAATCAACTGAAGCAACCCATAGACGGATTATTTCAGCACCAAATTGTCTTTCGATATCAGCTGGAGCAATAACATTTCCAAGTGACTTACTCATCTTGACACCATTTTTATCAAGAGTGAATCCTTGAGAAAGAATTGCTTTATATGGAGCAACACCAAATGCTGCAACAGATGTAATGAGCAATGAGTTAAACCAGCCACGATATTGATCAGAACCTTCAAGTACTAAATCAGCTGGAAATTGTAAATTATCACGTAATTTAGCAACTCCCGCATGTGCTGTCCCAGAGTCAAACCAAACATCCATAATATCTGTTTCTTTAGTGAATTCGCCATTTGGACTAGCAGGATTACTATAACCTTCTGGTAGAAGATCCTTAGCATCACGCTCAAACCAAACGTTTGAACCATATTTACCAAATAAATCGGCTACATGGTCAATGATCTCTTTGGTCATAATTGGTTCACCATTTTCAGCATAGAAAATTGGTAATGGAACACCCCAAGCACGTTGTCTTGAGATAACCCAATCACCACGATCACGGATCATATTGTAAAGTCTAGTTTTACCCCAATCTGGAATGAAACTTACCTTTTCAAGTTCTGATAATAATTGAGGTCTGAATTTATCAATTGATGCAAACCATTGTGGTGTAGCACGGAAAATAACAGGTTTCTTTGTACGCCAGTCATGAGGATAACTATGTGTGAAGAAGTTCAACTTCAACAATGATCCATTTTCTGTCATACGTTTTGTAATCATCTTATTAGCGTCATCGTAATAAACGCCTTCGTATTCTGGAACTTCGTCAGTAAAGCAACCATGTGCATCAATAGGTGAAAAGACTGGCAACTTATATTTCATCCCGACAACAAAATCATCAGCACCAAATCCTGGAGCTGTATGAACTAATCCAGTACCATCATCCAAAGTAACGTGATTACCAAGGATCAATAATGATTCACGGTCATAAAATGGATGTGTAGCAGTAAGTCCCTCAAGGTCAGTTCCCTTGAATGTTTTAAGAATCTCAACATTTTTCCATTCAAGTTTTTCTTGTAGGAAGCTGATACGTTCTTGAGCAACAACGTACTTTTTGCCATCAGCATTAATTAATGAATAATTAAACTTAGGGTTTACACAAATTGCCTCATTAGAAGGCATTGTCCATGGTGTAGTTGTCCAAATGATAAATGAAGTATCAGTATCCAATAGATCTTTACCATCACGTACTTTAAAGGCTACAAAAATTGAAGGTGATTTAACATCTTTATATTCAATTTCAGCTTCAGCCAAAGTAGATTCTGATGATGGTGACCAGTAAACTGGTTTTTTACCACGATAAATATATCCTTTATCAACCATTTCAGCGAAAACTTTTACTTCTTCTTTTTCAAATTCAGGTTGATAAGTAATATATGGATTATCCCAATCGGCTGAAACGCCTAAACGTTTGAAACCAGCCATTTGTTTTTTGATTTCACCTTCAGCAAAATCATGACACATCTTACGATACTCAGACATGCTGATTTCCTTACGCTTGACACCTTTTTTAGCTAATTGTTGTTCAATTGGAAGACCGTGAGTATCCCAACCTGGAACATATGGTGAACGAAAACCATTCATAGAATGATAACGAATGATAATATCCTTTGAAATCTTATTCAAAGCATGTCCCATATGAATATCACCATTGGCAAATGGAGGTCCATCTAACAATTCAAATGTTGGTTTACCTTCATTTAATTTTTGGCGTTTCTCATAAATTTTATTTTCTTCCCAATCCTTTTGCCATTCAGCCTCTTTATTAGGAAGATTTCCTCGCATTGGGAATTTAGTCTTTCCCAGGTTAAGTGTGTCTTTTACTTTCATTCTTTCACCCTCTCTTGAAATTAAAAAGAACCCATCCAATTCTAGGACGAGTTCTTCGTTATACCACCTATTGGTAAATGATTATAAAATTGTTTAAGAGTCGATATACTAAATAGATTATTTTACTAACCTCACACCATACGTTAGCTCGCTGAAAAATTCTATAAGGCACTTATTCTCTTAATTGTCAGATTCCTTCTTATCATCGTCGCCTGTGTCATCATCAGCAAAGTTAAAAGTTGGAGCATTTTGTTCATGACTAACTGTATATGGATCAGCAGGTGACTCATCAGGAATATTGTTATTATAGTTCATTTGATCATCATTGGGAATGGTATCTGATGAATTTTCATAATTTTGTGTCTGATCCACATAATTATCATCAGAATTTTGAGTATAATTTTGGTTCTCATTATATTCATCACTCATCCCTACACGCTGTTTCAAATCATCGCTAGCAGTATCTTTAGATAACTTCTCCCACTCAGGACTTTCAATCATACTTAACTGTTGACGAAGAATTTCTTGTAATCCTTGTCGATAATCAGCAGATTTCTTCTTAAGGTCGTCAGTTTCAATAGTTACTTGTCTAGCTTTATTTGAAGCATCTTCAAGTATTTGATTCGATTTAGCAGTAGATTGATCCAATAGATCACGAGCTTTTTTCTGTGATTCTTCTACAATAACTTGAGACTCTTGCTCAGCATTGCTCTTTACTTTATCTGCGGCATCTTGTGCCACAATAATTGACTGATTCAAAGCATCACGCATATCAGTGAAATACTTCAATTGCTCTTTAGTATCTTCCAATTCATGTTGAATCTGGTCGTTCTTTTGCAGGGCAAGGTCGTAATCCTGCGCAACCTGTTTCAAAAATTTATCAACTTGATCGCGGTTATAACCACGGAATTTGTTTTTGAATTCCTTATCATGTATTTCTACTGGTGACAATACCATAATCTCACGCCCCTATTATTTATTAATGATATTAACAAATAAAATATATTTGTTACCTTTTGATTTACCCATAATATCATTAATTCTTACTCGACCATAGCCACGTACACTAAGTGTGTCATTGATCGTAACAAAAGAACTTGCATTCTTATTAACAACCCAATTAATTTGAACGTTTCCATGTTCAACATGAGTTTTAGCAGTCTGTCTTGACAAATTGTATGCTGTTGCAATAACAGTATCAATTCGCAAAGAATGCACGTTTATGACCTCATCTTGTGAATCATCTTTTGGAAGTAATAATTTTTTTAAATCTTCCTGTATTAAATGAACTTTATAAGGTCCAATTTTAGTAACTTGTTCAGTAATGAAATCGCCCATTTGATCAAAAACAAAGAATTGCCAACGTTCACCATCAGTAATAATATCACCGAAATGATCACGTTCAACCCCAGATCCAGTTAATGAACCTAAGATTTGGCCGTGATGTAAATTAGCAAACTTTTCAGGATATCTAACTTCAAACATAGAAATTTTGAAGTCAGATTCTTTTGGC
This region includes:
- a CDS encoding tetratricopeptide repeat protein, which encodes MNKEQNEKEIKKLVDDLSSNSKQLGKILKLSAYLVEVNDLEQAEELLIKSMTLFPNDKDLLYNLGNVYYLAGKYDKANDLFQRLIKDDYGFEAYFMLAKTLDEQGKRQMAIVYALTAVEKKPSDIASNELMADLLLANGNFSESKDYYQKANDIKPQAKYYFNMALCAMNLKVDYQEYLNKSKELDAKYYLKNEKKLANLQKFIKETGDSNGRK
- a CDS encoding histidine phosphatase family protein; translated protein: MDLYFVRHGKTEWNLEGKYQGGHGDSPLLPESIHDIKLLAQRLEDIQINNAYTSPLPRAKMTAETLLKDLNKSIPLTIIDGLREFDLGIMEGQKFVKLEKEIPEVIHAFRFEPSEYDAKRIKGETFEQVAMRTNQAVNDIVENNDENGAVLIVSHGAALVTCIQSLLGTKIADIRKDGGLSNTSLTHLRYTDGHYSLVKWNETSYLDKKLSSTDTI
- the mnmA gene encoding tRNA 2-thiouridine(34) synthase MnmA encodes the protein MGESFMENKKKRVVVGMSGGVDSSVSALLLKQQGYEVIGVFMKNWDDSDDAGVCTATEDYEDVAKVANKIGIPYYSVNFEKEYWDRVFEYFLDEYRKGRTPNPDVMCNKEVKFKAFLDYAEKLNADYIAMGHYAQSFRDDNGVVHLLRGGDANKDQTYFLSTVQQHQLQKALFPIGGMQKSEVRRIAEEAGLATAKKKDSTGVCFIGERNFRKFLGEFLPAQAGTMMTPDGEVKGKHAGLMYYTIGQRSGLGIGGNGKSNEPWFVVGKDMSKNILYVDQGYNNPRLFADHLEASDLSFITGLDYGDEFHCTAKFRYRQQDVGVTVHVLDDGKISVDFDNPVRAITPGQEIVLFDGEECLGGATIDGAYMKSKLLQYI
- a CDS encoding cysteine desulfurase family protein — translated: MEFTYLDNAATTPMAKEVVDVITDQMANNFGNASATNYFGRQARKVLDESRHTIAQSINAKDSEIIFTSGGTESDNTAVIETALSRQKLGKHIITTAIEHEAILKSMAYLETLGFNITYLMPNERGEITVDQVRDALTDDTILVSIMYGNNETGAKNPITEIGELLKDHQAFFHTDAVQAYGQESIDVKAQNIDMMSTSAHKINGPKFIGFLYINDEIHIPSFVKGGDQETKRRAGTENVPAIAGFAKAVQLITPEVKEVRRDRYFGFKQTIQEVLTTNKVTFKVNGPTDENALNHVFNLYLPGIDRGVLLTRLDLEHFAVSGGSACTAGSLEPSHVLIAMFGKDSPRVNDSIRISFGKDNTEEDVVKFSNKMVEIIKDLTN
- a CDS encoding 5'-methylthioadenosine/adenosylhomocysteine nucleosidase, which produces MKIGVIVPMEEEIKLIRESLSEIRTKEVAGVEITSGVYKTHQIYLAESGIGKVQAGMTTAIINDRYSPDFVVNTGSAGGIGEGLKIGDIVISSKLAYHDVDATGFGYAIGQLPQQPLYFEADSSYVTKIENAAKATGLVSHTGLIVTGDQFIDGKEKIATIKRSFPDVLASEMEGAAVAQVCAQFKTPFVVIRSMSDVGDEEASVNFDDFVKEAGRKSVRMLLNFLDQEV
- a CDS encoding NUDIX hydrolase, coding for MDKEDSRYYEEVVAKKRMFGGKIFDVEVEQVILPNGIPAIRELVRHHGAVAIIPFTDDDKMIFVRQWREPMEQETLEIPAGKIDQDEGSDLQEVALREMNEELGLTTDKLEYVTKFYTSPGYSDERLTVFKAQNLKQVENKRPLDSDEFLNVEKLTLDEAKEQIEKGVICDSKSIYAVTYWELMNAKN
- a CDS encoding MFS transporter, encoding MNEEVNPKRWMILISVGIFTLMATLDGSIVNIALPVISKDLNIPMNMAEWIVSIYLVTICIFLLLFGKLADSIGKVKVFKTGSILFIIGSLICGFGVNLPIILAGRAVQAFGASMAMATNNGIITETFPLRERGYALGYIGSFVSIGSIAGPGIGGLILSQFHWSYIFWINLPIGAIALLLGYLNLPKKEPKNPARFDYRGFCVYFVTLLLFFAAIFIGQSVGFSNIYIILMFLISILLFFLFIYLQKNTKDPMIELRIFKNHDFTLGLVVGFLIFVANFFFNVVSPFYLENALGMKASIAGYVLMMFPIVQVIVAPISGKISAKVNPILLTIAGLSVLAIAQVGYLFFNVSTSLWFILLFIGLNGLGNGLFQAPNNTMIMSSVEPKDLGIAGGLNALARNLGMIIGVSISTTTLFLSMSKFYGKTVTTYVNGRPDIFIDGMRVTMTFALIICLIAIIMSVIRLIKSRGLNNG
- a CDS encoding cold-shock protein, coding for MFQGKIIRFNTERGFGFINNDGEDIFFFADSIINRDDFFIKADLDVEFEIAPGFKGPQAINITILEDEPEDESDEPESESDDEPKDEHDEESTE
- the ileS gene encoding isoleucine--tRNA ligase — its product is MKVKDTLNLGKTKFPMRGNLPNKEAEWQKDWEENKIYEKRQKLNEGKPTFELLDGPPFANGDIHMGHALNKISKDIIIRYHSMNGFRSPYVPGWDTHGLPIEQQLAKKGVKRKEISMSEYRKMCHDFAEGEIKKQMAGFKRLGVSADWDNPYITYQPEFEKEEVKVFAEMVDKGYIYRGKKPVYWSPSSESTLAEAEIEYKDVKSPSIFVAFKVRDGKDLLDTDTSFIIWTTTPWTMPSNEAICVNPKFNYSLINADGKKYVVAQERISFLQEKLEWKNVEILKTFKGTDLEGLTATHPFYDRESLLILGNHVTLDDGTGLVHTAPGFGADDFVVGMKYKLPVFSPIDAHGCFTDEVPEYEGVYYDDANKMITKRMTENGSLLKLNFFTHSYPHDWRTKKPVIFRATPQWFASIDKFRPQLLSELEKVSFIPDWGKTRLYNMIRDRGDWVISRQRAWGVPLPIFYAENGEPIMTKEIIDHVADLFGKYGSNVWFERDAKDLLPEGYSNPASPNGEFTKETDIMDVWFDSGTAHAGVAKLRDNLQFPADLVLEGSDQYRGWFNSLLITSVAAFGVAPYKAILSQGFTLDKNGVKMSKSLGNVIAPADIERQFGAEIIRLWVASVDSSSDVSVTVDSFKQVSETYRKIRNTIRFMLANTTDFDPETNGVAYEDLRPEDKYLSVKLNNLVKDLHTEYDTYDFADVTKSVVHFITNELSTFYLDFAKDVVYIDPEDSHSRRSMQTVIYDATVKIAKLMTPILPHTMEQVWDYLKEPEEFVQLAEMPEPEDIPDSDEIEADWASFMSFRDDVLKSLEVARADKLIGKSLEAKLTVYPDAELKKTLDKIDSNFGQLLIVSQFEVSSDDAPANADKYEHASLVVEKADGEVCQRCRMIKTDVGDDPNFKTFCARCAKIVTEEYPQTIEEGFEG
- a CDS encoding DivIVA domain-containing protein, with the translated sequence MVLSPVEIHDKEFKNKFRGYNRDQVDKFLKQVAQDYDLALQKNDQIQHELEDTKEQLKYFTDMRDALNQSIIVAQDAADKVKSNAEQESQVIVEESQKKARDLLDQSTAKSNQILEDASNKARQVTIETDDLKKKSADYRQGLQEILRQQLSMIESPEWEKLSKDTASDDLKQRVGMSDEYNENQNYTQNSDDNYVDQTQNYENSSDTIPNDDQMNYNNNIPDESPADPYTVSHEQNAPTFNFADDDTGDDDKKESDN